The Labeo rohita strain BAU-BD-2019 chromosome 14, IGBB_LRoh.1.0, whole genome shotgun sequence genomic interval aaaggtAGTTTAATGTTACCGGTACTTTCACTATTACTTTAAGGAACTATACCCCGAATGCAATTTCTGTTTAACACTTGTTTACTGTGACTCCATGGAAACTGATCCTGTGTTACCAGGGCAAGACTCTCTAGAGATGCTCGCgctatgtaaatatttaattgtgccaGTGTCTAGGTAATTGCCACCTGCTGGATACTTGCGACGTGTCTTCTCAATGCCAAGAACAGTCACATGTGACCGAATGAATACGTACAGTTAAAGGCCAACATTAATAGATTATTTCTGTTTGTCTTCTGTGCAAAAGGCAAAATGGCAAAGCGTGTGGCGGTGATTTTGTCAGGCTGCGGCGTATATGACGGCACAGAGGTTCATGAGGCGTCTGCTGTGTTGGTGCACCTCAGTCGTGCAGGTGCCAAGGTAATGTGCATACACACAGATACGGAACTTTAATACAACTCAACTTGCCGTTAATGCAGCTCACTTTGCTTTGCAGGTTCAGATGTTTGCACCTGATGTTGAGATGATGCATGTGGTGAACCACTGTGAAGGAAAGCCCGGGTCGGAGAAGAGGAACGTGCTGCAGGAGAGTGCTCGCATCGCCCGGGGTGACGTCACAGACCTGGCCAAGATAGACGTCGGAACCTTTGATGCGCTCATCATTCCAGGTGATTTAAACAGCTGCGGCATTATACTATAGCACAGATCGGCTTTGTATATGAACAAACCTCTATAGGCCCCCCTCACACCAAAAACGGTAACTATAAAGTTGGATGGccaatgtttttatattttatcagctAGAGGAAAAAAGTAATTCCAACAATATTTTTCCTTCAAGGTATTACCATTATATTTTTGATGTTGACtctgctattatttttaatttagcatgATTTTTACAACCTTATCATTATAATTATAGTTAATGTCATTGATGTGACTGGGCCCACTGCTGTGATTAGGTAAcatatttgaaaattaaatacatattaaatatgaaactcttttgtgaaaaaaaaaaaaaaaaaaaaataaaaaaaaaaaagaagtaaaaatatgttttttgtttttttttttttgtaaaatgtgttgATTAACACAGAGAATGAATAAACAGAGATCACAaatttttaataagaaattattttgtACTACTAACAGGAACCGTATAAACCGTTTAGTCACTGGCTTGATTTACTGACAcataaacagcaaaaaaacattttgcaatgtgAATGTCTTACATAAGAGTTCTTTTATATCACACATCAGAGAAAACTCTACTGAGACTTTCACATAGTTGAAAATAAACAGCCACTTTCCTAACATTACGATTCAGTAGAAGggcatgttatttttagttgATTGTGTTGTAGTTTTCCTTCTGTCTGTCACTTTGATAACACACTCCAGTGGGCGGGTCAAAGAGCTGATGATGTAAAAGTCTACTCTTGTTCTGAGATATTCATCTCTATTATGTAATAAAACAGTTTGCATGAACTTAGTCACTATGTCAAGACAAGGAAACTAGGAGTCTTATTTTCTGGTTTCAATTAGaccaatttacatttttatgaaacagGCTTCACAAAGTTATGGCTAGtctttaaggaaaaaaaaaaaaagaaaaaaaaaagatgactaACTTGTAAGACTAGTCTAAGCCTTTTGCTGTTTTTGGACTAACAAAGAAGTTTATTTATGGTAAAGGATCAAGGaaatttgatttctcaattCATGATCCATTAAATAGTGAATTAACTCTTAACAGGTGGTTTTGGAGTGGCTAAAAACCTGAGCGACTGGGCCACCAAAAACAAGGAGTACTCAGTCAGACCTGAGGTTGAGAAGGTCATTAAAGCTTTTCATCAGGCGAAGAAACCCATGGGCATGTGCTGCATTTCTCCTGTGCTGGCAGCCAAAGCTATTCCCGGATGTGAGCTGACCGTCGGCCACGACACGGAGTGTGAGAAGTGAGTTTGGGCAGGTTTATAGAGTTATAAAAACTAGGCTCTGATGATATAAGTGGCTGAGAGGTGTTTTGGTTCTGAACCCGATGTTGTCTTTCTTGCGACCGCAGGTGGCCGTACGCTCAAGTGGCTAAAGCCATGGCTGACCTGGGCTGCAAACACTTGAATAAGAATGTCGGTGAGGTTCACGTCGATTCCAAGAACAAACTGGTGACTACGAGTGCGTTCATGTGCAACACTGCCATCCATGAGATCTTTGATGGTGTGGGTGTCATGGTCAAAGAAGTTCTCAAGCTAGCCTAACTTTGTCATTTCACAGTCTGAAAGTAATTACatcaataaatgtatatttatttataaatgaataaaaatgttgtccTTTAAACCTAGAAAAGTTAAACACTGGTCATAAACTTATATATCACAGTTCATTTTCGGTAAAACAGGGCAAACTTACTGTCAGTGTCTTTGTGGTAACCAATAAAACTGAACTGATTTTGAACATTTCCTTGTTCATTTGTGTgttgttcattttattatagACAAGCTCAATAACTATTGTTATTACAGACTTATTCAGTCTTTCATTTAGATTGGCACCCACTTCCCAACACAGGCTGGCAACACTAAATTGTATTCAAATTTACTCCAAAAATgatgcttttttaaatgatattttagcacatatcaattttattttaattttgagaaataagcAACTCTagtataaaaaagaaagaaagaaaatagtataccacaactaaacaaaatacaaaaacgcAAAAGCGACACACTAAAGCACAACATTGAagttttgccattttgtttgaCCCTTTGGGCAAACAATCAATGATCTGTGGTTTCAAAATACTTCTGGACTGCTTTTCAGCAAATAATTGAGAGCAAAAGCAAAGTTATAGATGCTTGTTTACTGTAAAGAATGTGTACtccataaacaaacaataattaatacagacatacatacataaaagtAAACTAATGAAACATTATTGTAACCATGAGTACAGCATGATTTGGAAAATATTAGTGTTAGCGTATTGAAATTTTAGGCTGTATGTATATTATGGCAGGGTTTTATTGGCTACTGCATGATAGAAGGGAAATCATGATACAGAGGCAATATGTATGAATAATGGTCCTTAAAGAATGtgtattcatcaaaaatgtcagtTTGGAAATTTTTACTTATCTAATGTATCATTAACTCCAAATTAAGCTGCATATTAAGTGTGAAAAAATTATGGTTAGATTTTATCCCTGTTGAACTGATTGGAACATACACCAAAAAGTCATTGTTAGAATGAAGTTGTGTGTTTAGAGACAAagggttgaaaaaaaaaaaaaaaatcagctgtaAAATCATTATCcagtaaaacaaaacagtatgcaaaaactgtttgttttaagtgtgatgCTGTTCCGATGCTTAAAAATCTCTTTACAgcacacagttatttttgtatgtgttaACTTTACTTAATCTTGATTTTCTCAAAGTAgtcaaaataatatttctttttaatttccgGTGTTGCTAGTTGTGACAGCAGGTCTCACTTTAGTTCAGGGATCGGTTTTCACTATTAATTATTACCTATGACTTTTGCCCtcaataaacttttaatttgctacttattaataattagtaatgtAGTTAAGTTTTGGTATGTGGTAGAATGCTTTATAAGTAGACtaaaaacagccaatatgctagtaatatgcatgctaaaaaGCAACTAGGTAAAAGCGAGAATTgctccctaaactaaagtgttacttactgttatttaatatgcattatttaaagTATATCTATTATACCATGCGATACAGTACACTAGTGAACTAATCAACACTGCTGCCAAGGTGGTTCTTTCTTTTCACTGTCAAATCCCATCTCTATTTACTTTTTACCTTCTTTTGACAGTTGTAGAAATGTGATGATGTTAGAAGATTGCTGTTAGAGCAAATGGGAACAGTGAAATTAAATTTTCTCTGGTCTCCCATTTACTTCTATTAATCAGCAGCGTTGTTCACCAATTGTTAACTTCCATGGCTGAGAAACAACTATTTCCAActaaatctggaatctgagggtgcaaaaaaatctaaatattgagaaaatcacctgaaagttgtccaaatgaagttcttagctatgcatattactaatcaaaaatgatcttttgatgtatttatggtagtaaatttacaaaatgtcttcatggaacatgatctttacttaatatcctaatgagttttggcatgaaataaaaattgataattttgtcccatattgttggctattgccacaaataaACCCGcgctacttaagactagttttgtggtccagggtcacaaatgtgaaaagagtcacaaactgtgtgtttttgacCTGAAAAACATAAGAATGAGGAAATCAGTGGATGTGCTCGATGACCCTCAAATCTTTAAAAAGACTTAATCACACGTTCTGAATTTAATCACATTCTGAACTGTCATTAGTCATTACACTAATGATAAAGATGTTGACTTGTGCTTTCAAAGTAGAACGTGTGTTGAGGAGCATCAAAATAAAGATGTTAAGCAGACAATCTACTAATAGTCTAATGACTGCTAGTTGACAAGTGTAGTTGACAGGCATGTAGTTGACAACATACTTAGCAGAATTTATACCCAGGATGAATGAGCAGAATTCACTCCAGATACTCATTCTCATCTGTTTTTGGTGCTTTTGACATGATGAGCTACCAGATCCTTCTGTCAACCCTCATTGCAAAGGGCATCTCAGAAACTGCACTCCAGTGGTTTGAGGCCTTTAAGGTATCTTGGAGGTGTGAGGTGAACCCTCTAATGCTCAtgttctctattctttttctgttctatctgttttctttataattattatgaaaaataatgaccCTCTACTATCCATTTTATCTATTTTCTATCAActtgttatttattatgaaaaaaaaaaaacctacatgCACTTCATTAGACTGAGAGGAATTTATCACAAcacttatatttttttgttttgattgattCTATTGCCCTCATTTGTAAGTGGAtttggataaaaacatctgctaaatgattaaatgtgaatgtaaatgtaaacatcataGGCATGTAGTTTCCACCTTATTTTCAATTTTCCCATATGTCGCCACCAAAAGCTTCATGTCACAAATGGTTAGTGTCTTTAGGAGAAGTGAACATGAAGATACTGTGTTAAATAGTGtttgaaacacatttttttgaaacGGTACGTCTAGATTCAGAACAAGACACAAAATAACCTAGGTCCAAGACATTTCTATGTGGTCTGTAAAGGTTTCAAGACCAAGGGCCAGAATTACTAACATCAATGCAAACCCTCTTTTGACGTTAAAAAgctactgtcaggatttactaaagacatAC includes:
- the si:ch211-153b23.5 gene encoding glutamine amidotransferase-like class 1 domain-containing protein 3, mitochondrial — translated: MAKRVAVILSGCGVYDGTEVHEASAVLVHLSRAGAKVQMFAPDVEMMHVVNHCEGKPGSEKRNVLQESARIARGDVTDLAKIDVGTFDALIIPGGFGVAKNLSDWATKNKEYSVRPEVEKVIKAFHQAKKPMGMCCISPVLAAKAIPGCELTVGHDTECEKWPYAQVAKAMADLGCKHLNKNVGEVHVDSKNKLVTTSAFMCNTAIHEIFDGVGVMVKEVLKLA